One part of the Arabidopsis thaliana chromosome 4, partial sequence genome encodes these proteins:
- the TYRDC gene encoding L-tyrosine decarboxylase (L-tyrosine decarboxylase (TYRDC); CONTAINS InterPro DOMAIN/s: Aromatic-L-amino-acid decarboxylase (InterPro:IPR010977), Pyridoxal phosphate-dependent transferase, major domain (InterPro:IPR015424), Pyridoxal phosphate-dependent decarboxylase (InterPro:IPR002129), Pyridoxal phosphate-dependent transferase, major region, subdomain 1 (InterPro:IPR015421), Pyridoxal phosphate-dependent transferase, major region, subdomain 2 (InterPro:IPR015422); BEST Arabidopsis thaliana protein match is: Pyridoxal phosphate (PLP)-dependent transferases superfamily protein (TAIR:AT2G20340.1); Has 8315 Blast hits to 6320 proteins in 1946 species: Archae - 163; Bacteria - 2600; Metazoa - 2483; Fungi - 771; Plants - 335; Viruses - 8; Other Eukaryotes - 1955 (source: NCBI BLink).) — translation MFKPQHMYDREFGTGNGYSNGNGYTNGNGHTNGNGNYNGNGHVNGNGKANGAKVVKMKPMDSELLREQGHIMVDFIADYYKNLQDSPQDFPVLSQVQPGYLRDMLPDSAPERPESLKELLDDVSKKIMPGITHWQSPSYFAYYASSTSVAGFLGEMLNAGLSVVGFTWLTSPAATELEIIVLDWLAKLLQLPDHFLSTGNGGGVIQGTGCEAVLVVVLAARDRILKKVGKTLLPQLVVYGSDQTHSSFRKACLIGGIHEENIRLLKTDSSTNYGMPPESLEEAISHDLAKGFIPFFICATVGTTSSAAVDPLVPLGNIAKKYGIWLHVDAAYAGNACICPEYRKFIDGIENADSFNMNAHKWLFANQTCSPLWVKDRYSLIDALKTNPEYLEFKVKVSKKDTVVNYKDWQISLSRRFRSLKLWMVLRLYGSENLRNFIRDHVNLAKHFEDYVAQDPSFEVVTTRYFSLVCFRLAPVDGDEDQCNERNRELLAAVNSTGKIFISHTALSGKFVLRFAVGAPLTEEKHVTEAWQIIQKHASKFTRNDHY, via the exons atgtttaaaccCCAACATATGTATGACAGGGAATTTGGTACCGGCAACGGCTACAGCAACGGGAACGGCTACACCAATGGAAACGGCCACACCAACGGAAACGGCAATTACAACGGCAATGGCCACGTTAATGGTAACGGAAAAGCTAACGGAGCCAAGGTGGTAAAGATGAAACCAATGGACAGTGAGTTGCTGAGAGAGCAAGGTCACATAATGGTTGATTTTATTGCTGATTATTACAAAAACCTTCAAGACTCGCCTCAAGATTTCCCTGTTCTGTCCCAAGTTCAG CCTGGTTATCTCCGTGACATGTTGCCTGATTCAGCACCTGAACGACCTGAATCGTTAAAAGAACTTCTCGACG ATGTTTCGAAGAAGATAATGCCGGGGATAACTCATTGGCAAAGCCCGAGTTACTTTGCATACTATGCATCAAGCACGAGTGTGGCTGGATTCTTAGGAGAGATGCTTAACGCCGGCCTGAGCGTCGTCGGTTTTACCTGGCTCACTTCTCCTGCCGCTACTGAGCTCGAAATCATCGTTCTTGATTGGCTTGCTAAATTGCTACAACTCCCCGACCATTTTCTCTCCACAG GAAATGGAGGAGGAGTAATCCAAGGGACAGGATGTGAAGCAGTGCTTGTGGTAGTATTAGCTGCTAGAGACAGAATTCTGAAGAAAGTTGGCAAAACATTACTTCCTCAACTTGTTGTCTATGGCTCTGACCAAACCCATTCTAGTTTCCGAAAAGCTTGTCTG ATTGGTGGGATACATGAAGAAAACATTAGGCTGCTCAAAACTGATTCTTCCACAAACTATGGAATGCCTCCAGAATCACTTGAGGAAGCTATTTCTCATGATCTCGCTAAGGGTTTTATCCCTTTCTTCATTTGTGCCACT GTTGGCACAACGTCTTCAGCAGCGGTTGATCCTTTGGTCCCATTGGGGAACATCGCAAAG AAATATGGGATATGGTTGCATGTGGATGCAGCTTATGCAGGGAATGCATGTATATGTCCAGAATATCGAAAATTTATTGACGGGATTGAAAACGCAGACTCCTTTAACATGAATGCTCATAAATGGTTATTTGCTAATCAAACTTGTTCACCTCTTTGGGTTAAG GATCGATACTCTCTCATTGATGCTCTCAAAACAAATCCCGAGTATCTAGAATTCAAGGTCAAG GTTTCCAAAAAAGATACGGTCGTAAATTATAAAGATTGGcaaatttctctctctcgGAGATTCAG ATCACTGAAGTTATGGATGGTTTTACGGCTCTATGGTTCCGAGAACTTAAGAAACTTTATAAGAGACCATGTCAATCTCGCTAAGCATTTTGAAGATTATGTAGCTCAAGATCCAAGTTTTGAG GTTGTCACTACTCGGTACTTTTCACTCGTTTGCTTTCGCCTTGCGCCAGTTGACGGCGATGAAGACCAATGTAACGAACGTAACCGTGAACTGCTTGCGGCTGTTAACTCCACTGGCAAGATATTCATCTCTCACACG GCTCTATCTGGAAAATTCGTTTTACGATTTGCTGTTGGTGCACCGTTAACGGAAGAGAAGCATGTCACTGAAGCATGGCAGATTATACAGAAACATGCCTCCAAATTTACACGCAACGAccattattaa